In a single window of the Gadus macrocephalus chromosome 6, ASM3116895v1 genome:
- the LOC132459339 gene encoding peroxisomal carnitine O-octanoyltransferase-like isoform X2, with protein sequence MRSSLMRNLEGEMTNELSDPLQERTFQYQDSLPPLPVPSLEGSLSKYLDAVRPFATEPEYEATVENVRSFQEGIGQVLQQKLLHRASTRRNWLEEWWLNTAYLEVRTPSQLNVNFGGPAPYLEHCWPPAEGTQLQRNSVGLWYTLQYWDLIRTERMAPHKAGRSGLDMDQYRMLFCTCKVPGVTKDTILNYFKTESEGPCPSHVVVLRRGRIFTFDALHDGKILSPPELLRQLQYVTECCEGGPEGDGVAALTSEERTTWAKAREHLISLDPVNTSILETIQSSLFVVSLDEAKPYATAEDYTPLTLETLTGDPTIRWGDKSYNSISYADGTFGSNCDHAPYDAMILVSLCYYIDQRLEATGGEWTGSDAVRAMPFPEELVFTVDAKVRSDINRAKHHYRNTAQNLQLVCYAFTAFGKEAIKQRKLHPDTFVQLAMQLAYYRKHGRPGSCYETAMTRRFYHGRTETMRPCTQEAVLWCQAMTDPTCTEDVKRKALLKAVNKHNKLMALAQNGEGFDRHLLGLYLVSKEEGLPTPHLFMDPLYAKSGGGGNFTLSSSLVGYTTVLGAVAPMVQHGYGFFYRIRDDRIVMSITAWKSDPETDTESLFKTLCSSLHDILHLATTSQL encoded by the exons ATGAGATCATCGTTAATGCGCAATCTAGAGGG AGAGATGACGAATGAATTATCAGATCCTCTGCAAGAGCGGACCTTTCAGTACCAGGACAGCCTCCCTCCACTCCCGGTCCCCTCGCTGGAAGGGAGTCTGTCCAAGTACCTGGATGCAG TGCGTCCATTTGCAACTGAGCCGGAGTACGAGGCTACAGTGGAGAATGTCAGGAGCTTCCAAGAGGGCATTGGTCAAGTCCTGCAGCAGAAACTACTCCACAGAGCGAGCACCAGGAGGAACTGG CTGGAGGAGTGGTGGTTGAACACGGCCTACCTGGAGGTCCGGACCCCCTCTCAGCTCAACGTCAACTTTGGAGGACCGGCCCCCTACCTGGAGCACTGCTGGCCCCCCGCTGAGGGAACTCAGCTACAGAGGAACAGTGTTGGCCTGTGGTACACGCTGCAATACTGGGACCTGATCCGCAC GGAGAGGATGGCTCCTCATAAGGCTGGCCGATCAGGGCTGGACATGGACCAGTACCGCATGCTGTTCTGCACCTGTAAGGTACCTGGAGTCACCAAGGATACCATCCTCAACTACTTTAAAACAG AGAGTGAGGGCCCCTGTCCCTCCCATGTTGTGGTGCTGCGTCGTGGAAGAATCTTTACTTTTGATGCTCTTCATGATGGAAAGATTCTAAGTCCTCCAGAGCTGCTCAG GCAGCTGCAGTACGTGACCGAGTGTTGTGAAGGAGGGCCAGAAGGAGATGGGGTCGCTGCCCTCACCTCAGAAGAGAGAACCACTTGGGCCAAG GCCAGAGAGCATCTGATCAGCCTTGACCCCGTCAACACCAGCATCCTGGAGACCATCCAAAGCAGTCTGTTTGTTGTCTCTCTGGACGAAGCTAAACCCTATGCCACCGCAGAAGACTACACCCCG CTGACGTTGGAAACTCTAACAGGTGACCCCACCATTCGCTGGGGAGACAAATCGTACAACTCCATTTCATACGCAGATGGCACGTTTGGATCCAACTGTGAT CACGCACCCTACGATGCGATGATTCTGGTGTCTCTGTGTTACTACATAGACCAGAGACTTGAAGCCACAGGTGGGGAGTGGACG GGCTCTGATGCTGTGAGAGCCATGCCTTTCCCTGAAGAACTGGTTTTCACAGTGGATGCCAAAGTCAGAAGTGACATCAACCGGGCAAAACATCACTACCGGAACACG GCACAAAACCTGCAGCTTGTTTGTTATGCATTCACCGCCTTTGGAAAAGAAGCCATTAAACAGAGGAAACTCCATCCTGATACCTTTGTTCAGCTGGCAATGCAGTTAGCCTACTACCGAAAGCATGGAAG ACCAGGAAGTTGTTATGAGACCGCAATGACTCGCAGGTTCTACCACGGCCGGACGGAGACCATGAGACCCTGCACCCAGGAGGCCGTCCTCTGGTGTCAGGCCATGACCGACCCCACGtgcact GAGGATGTGAAGAGGAAAGCCCTGCTGAAGGCGGTCAACAAGCACAACAAACTCATGGCTCTGGCCCAGAACGGAGAAG GTTTTGACAGGCATCTGCTGGGCCTGTATCTGGTCTCTAAGGAGGAGGGACTTCCTACTCCACATCTCTTCATGGATCCACTTTATGCCAAGAG TGGGGGCGGCGGTAACTTCACGCTATCGTCCAGTCTGGTCGGGTACACTACCGTCCTGGGTGCTGTAGCTCCGATGGTGCAGCATGGCTATGGATTCTTTTATCGAATCAGAGACGACCG GATTGTGATGTCCATCACTGCTTGGAAGTCTgacccagagacagacacagagtcaCTCTTCAAgaccctgtgttcctctctgcaTGATATTCTCCACCTAGCCACAACATCTCAGCTCTAA
- the LOC132459339 gene encoding peroxisomal carnitine O-octanoyltransferase-like isoform X5 — MTNELSDPLQERTFQYQDSLPPLPVPSLEGSLSKYLDAVRPFATEPEYEATVENVRSFQEGIGQVLQQKLLHRASTRRNWLEEWWLNTAYLEVRTPSQLNVNFGGPAPYLEHCWPPAEGTQLQRNSVGLWYTLQYWDLIRTERMAPHKAGRSGLDMDQYRMLFCTCKVPGVTKDTILNYFKTESEGPCPSHVVVLRRGRIFTFDALHDGKILSPPELLRQLQYVTECCEGGPEGDGVAALTSEERTTWAKAREHLISLDPVNTSILETIQSSLFVVSLDEAKPYATAEDYTPLTLETLTGDPTIRWGDKSYNSISYADGTFGSNCDHAPYDAMILVSLCYYIDQRLEATGGEWTGSDAVRAMPFPEELVFTVDAKVRSDINRAKHHYRNTAQNLQLVCYAFTAFGKEAIKQRKLHPDTFVQLAMQLAYYRKHGRPGSCYETAMTRRFYHGRTETMRPCTQEAVLWCQAMTDPTCTEDVKRKALLKAVNKHNKLMALAQNGEGFDRHLLGLYLVSKEEGLPTPHLFMDPLYAKSGGGGNFTLSSSLVGYTTVLGAVAPMVQHGYGFFYRIRDDRIVMSITAWKSDPETDTESLFKTLCSSLHDILHLATTSQL, encoded by the exons ATGACGAATGAATTATCAGATCCTCTGCAAGAGCGGACCTTTCAGTACCAGGACAGCCTCCCTCCACTCCCGGTCCCCTCGCTGGAAGGGAGTCTGTCCAAGTACCTGGATGCAG TGCGTCCATTTGCAACTGAGCCGGAGTACGAGGCTACAGTGGAGAATGTCAGGAGCTTCCAAGAGGGCATTGGTCAAGTCCTGCAGCAGAAACTACTCCACAGAGCGAGCACCAGGAGGAACTGG CTGGAGGAGTGGTGGTTGAACACGGCCTACCTGGAGGTCCGGACCCCCTCTCAGCTCAACGTCAACTTTGGAGGACCGGCCCCCTACCTGGAGCACTGCTGGCCCCCCGCTGAGGGAACTCAGCTACAGAGGAACAGTGTTGGCCTGTGGTACACGCTGCAATACTGGGACCTGATCCGCAC GGAGAGGATGGCTCCTCATAAGGCTGGCCGATCAGGGCTGGACATGGACCAGTACCGCATGCTGTTCTGCACCTGTAAGGTACCTGGAGTCACCAAGGATACCATCCTCAACTACTTTAAAACAG AGAGTGAGGGCCCCTGTCCCTCCCATGTTGTGGTGCTGCGTCGTGGAAGAATCTTTACTTTTGATGCTCTTCATGATGGAAAGATTCTAAGTCCTCCAGAGCTGCTCAG GCAGCTGCAGTACGTGACCGAGTGTTGTGAAGGAGGGCCAGAAGGAGATGGGGTCGCTGCCCTCACCTCAGAAGAGAGAACCACTTGGGCCAAG GCCAGAGAGCATCTGATCAGCCTTGACCCCGTCAACACCAGCATCCTGGAGACCATCCAAAGCAGTCTGTTTGTTGTCTCTCTGGACGAAGCTAAACCCTATGCCACCGCAGAAGACTACACCCCG CTGACGTTGGAAACTCTAACAGGTGACCCCACCATTCGCTGGGGAGACAAATCGTACAACTCCATTTCATACGCAGATGGCACGTTTGGATCCAACTGTGAT CACGCACCCTACGATGCGATGATTCTGGTGTCTCTGTGTTACTACATAGACCAGAGACTTGAAGCCACAGGTGGGGAGTGGACG GGCTCTGATGCTGTGAGAGCCATGCCTTTCCCTGAAGAACTGGTTTTCACAGTGGATGCCAAAGTCAGAAGTGACATCAACCGGGCAAAACATCACTACCGGAACACG GCACAAAACCTGCAGCTTGTTTGTTATGCATTCACCGCCTTTGGAAAAGAAGCCATTAAACAGAGGAAACTCCATCCTGATACCTTTGTTCAGCTGGCAATGCAGTTAGCCTACTACCGAAAGCATGGAAG ACCAGGAAGTTGTTATGAGACCGCAATGACTCGCAGGTTCTACCACGGCCGGACGGAGACCATGAGACCCTGCACCCAGGAGGCCGTCCTCTGGTGTCAGGCCATGACCGACCCCACGtgcact GAGGATGTGAAGAGGAAAGCCCTGCTGAAGGCGGTCAACAAGCACAACAAACTCATGGCTCTGGCCCAGAACGGAGAAG GTTTTGACAGGCATCTGCTGGGCCTGTATCTGGTCTCTAAGGAGGAGGGACTTCCTACTCCACATCTCTTCATGGATCCACTTTATGCCAAGAG TGGGGGCGGCGGTAACTTCACGCTATCGTCCAGTCTGGTCGGGTACACTACCGTCCTGGGTGCTGTAGCTCCGATGGTGCAGCATGGCTATGGATTCTTTTATCGAATCAGAGACGACCG GATTGTGATGTCCATCACTGCTTGGAAGTCTgacccagagacagacacagagtcaCTCTTCAAgaccctgtgttcctctctgcaTGATATTCTCCACCTAGCCACAACATCTCAGCTCTAA
- the LOC132459339 gene encoding peroxisomal carnitine O-octanoyltransferase-like isoform X4: protein MAHQMSGTLPERTFQYQDSLPPLPVPSLEGSLSKYLDAVRPFATEQEYETTVKNVRSFQEGVGQVLQQKLLHRASTRRNWLEEWWLNTAYLEVRTPSQLNVNFGGPAPYLEHCWPPAEGTQLQRSSVGLWHMLQYWDLIRTERMTPHKAGRSGLDMDQYRMLFCTCKVPGVTKDTILNYFKTESEGPCPSHVVVMRRGRIFTFDALHDGKILTPPELLRQLQYVTECCEGGPEGDGVAALTSEERTTWAKAREHLISLDPVNTSILETIQSSLFVVSLDEAKPYATAEDYTPLTLETLTGDPTIRWGDKSYNSISYADGTFGSNCDHAPYDAMILVSLCYYIDQRLEATGGEWTGSDAVRAMPFPEELVFTVDAKVRSDINRAKHHYRNTAQNLQLVCYAFTAFGKEAIKQRKLHPDTFVQLAMQLAYYRKHGRPGSCYETAMTRRFYHGRTETMRPCTQEAVLWCQAMTDPTCTEDVKRKALLKAVNKHNKLMALAQNGEGFDRHLLGLYLVSKEEGLPTPHLFMDPLYAKSGGGGNFTLSSSLVGYTTVLGAVAPMVQHGYGFFYRIRDDRIVMSITAWKSDPETDTESLFKTLCSSLHDILHLATTSQL, encoded by the exons ATGGCACATCAAATGTCAGGGACTCTGCCAGAGCGGACCTTTCAGTACCAGGAcagccttcctcctcttcccgtCCCCTCGCTGGAGGGGAGCCTGTCCAAGTACCTGGATGCAG TGCGTCCATTTGCAACAGAGCAGGAGTACGAGACTACAGTGAAGAATGTCAGGAGCTTCCAAGAGGGCGTTGGTCAAGTCCTGCAGCAGAAACTACTCCACAGAGCGAGCACCAGGAGGAACTGG CTGGAGGAGTGGTGGCTGAACACGGCCTACCTGGAGGTCCGGACCCCCTCTCAGCTCAACGTCAACTTTGGAGGACCGGCCCCCTACCTGGAGCACTGCTGGCCCCCCGCTGAGGGAACTCAGCTACAGAGGAGCAGTGTTGGCCTGTGGCACATGCTGCAATACTGGGACCTGATCCGCAC GGAGAGGATGACTCCTCATAAGGCTGGCCGATCAGGGCTGGACATGGACCAGTACCGCATGCTGTTCTGCACCTGTAAGGTACCTGGAGTCACCAAGGATACCATCCTCAACTACTTTAAAACAG AGAGTGAGGGCCCCTGTCCCTCCCATGTTGTGGTGATGCGTCGTGGGAGAATCTTTACCTTTGATGCTCTTCATGATGGAAAGATTCTAACTCCTCCAGAGCTGCTGAG GCAGCTGCAGTACGTGACCGAGTGTTGTGAAGGAGGGCCAGAAGGAGATGGGGTCGCTGCCCTCACCTCAGAAGAGAGAACCACTTGGGCCAAG GCCAGAGAGCATCTGATCAGCCTTGACCCCGTCAACACCAGCATCCTGGAGACCATCCAAAGCAGTCTGTTTGTTGTCTCTCTGGACGAAGCTAAACCCTATGCCACCGCAGAAGACTACACCCCG CTGACGTTGGAAACTCTAACAGGTGACCCCACCATTCGCTGGGGAGACAAATCGTACAACTCCATTTCATACGCAGATGGCACGTTTGGATCCAACTGTGAT CACGCACCCTACGATGCGATGATTCTGGTGTCTCTGTGTTACTACATAGACCAGAGACTTGAAGCCACAGGTGGGGAGTGGACG GGCTCTGATGCTGTGAGAGCCATGCCTTTCCCTGAAGAACTGGTTTTCACAGTGGATGCCAAAGTCAGAAGTGACATCAACCGGGCAAAACATCACTACCGGAACACG GCACAAAACCTGCAGCTTGTTTGTTATGCATTCACCGCCTTTGGAAAAGAAGCCATTAAACAGAGGAAACTCCATCCTGATACCTTTGTTCAGCTGGCAATGCAGTTAGCCTACTACCGAAAGCATGGAAG ACCAGGAAGTTGTTATGAGACCGCAATGACTCGCAGGTTCTACCACGGCCGGACGGAGACCATGAGACCCTGCACCCAGGAGGCCGTCCTCTGGTGTCAGGCCATGACCGACCCCACGtgcact GAGGATGTGAAGAGGAAAGCCCTGCTGAAGGCGGTCAACAAGCACAACAAACTCATGGCTCTGGCCCAGAACGGAGAAG GTTTTGACAGGCATCTGCTGGGCCTGTATCTGGTCTCTAAGGAGGAGGGACTTCCTACTCCACATCTCTTCATGGATCCACTTTATGCCAAGAG TGGGGGCGGCGGTAACTTCACGCTATCGTCCAGTCTGGTCGGGTACACTACCGTCCTGGGTGCTGTAGCTCCGATGGTGCAGCATGGCTATGGATTCTTTTATCGAATCAGAGACGACCG GATTGTGATGTCCATCACTGCTTGGAAGTCTgacccagagacagacacagagtcaCTCTTCAAgaccctgtgttcctctctgcaTGATATTCTCCACCTAGCCACAACATCTCAGCTCTAA
- the LOC132459339 gene encoding peroxisomal carnitine O-octanoyltransferase-like isoform X3 gives MRSSLMRNLEGEMTNELSDPLQERTFQYQDSLPPLPVPSLEGSLSKYLDAVRPFATEPEYEATVENVRSFQEGIGQVLQQKLLHRASTRRNWLEEWWLNTAYLEVRTPSQLNVNFGGPAPYLEHCWPPAEGTQLQRNSVGLWYTLQYWDLIRTERMAPHKAGRSGLDMDQYRMLFCTCKVPGVTKDTILNYFKTESEGPCPSHVVVLRRGRIFTFDALHDGKILSPPELLRQLQYVTECCEGGPEGDGVAALTSEERTTWAKAREHLISLDPVNTSILETIQSSLFVVSLDEAKPYATAEDYTPLTLAALAGDPTIRWGDKSYNSISYADGTFGCNCDHAPYDGMIMVSLSYYIDCRLRASGGKWKGSDMVRDISLPEELLFRLDDRVRHDVQLAKQHFLETANNLQVVCCAFTSFGKYAIKQRKLHPDTFVQLAMQLAYYRKHGRPGSCYETAMTRRFYHGRTETMRPCTQEAVLWCQAMTDPTCTEDVKRKALLKAFNKHNKLMALAQNGEGFDRHLLGLYLVAKEEGLPTPHLFRDPLYAKSGGGGNFVLSSSLVGYQTVVGVGAPMVLHGYGCFYNIRDDRIVMSITAWKADPQTDAESLFQNLCSSLHDILQAATTSQL, from the exons ATGAGATCATCGTTAATGCGCAATCTAGAGGG AGAGATGACGAATGAATTATCAGATCCTCTGCAAGAGCGGACCTTTCAGTACCAGGACAGCCTCCCTCCACTCCCGGTCCCCTCGCTGGAAGGGAGTCTGTCCAAGTACCTGGATGCAG TGCGTCCATTTGCAACTGAGCCGGAGTACGAGGCTACAGTGGAGAATGTCAGGAGCTTCCAAGAGGGCATTGGTCAAGTCCTGCAGCAGAAACTACTCCACAGAGCGAGCACCAGGAGGAACTGG CTGGAGGAGTGGTGGTTGAACACGGCCTACCTGGAGGTCCGGACCCCCTCTCAGCTCAACGTCAACTTTGGAGGACCGGCCCCCTACCTGGAGCACTGCTGGCCCCCCGCTGAGGGAACTCAGCTACAGAGGAACAGTGTTGGCCTGTGGTACACGCTGCAATACTGGGACCTGATCCGCAC GGAGAGGATGGCTCCTCATAAGGCTGGCCGATCAGGGCTGGACATGGACCAGTACCGCATGCTGTTCTGCACCTGTAAGGTACCTGGAGTCACCAAGGATACCATCCTCAACTACTTTAAAACAG AGAGTGAGGGCCCCTGTCCCTCCCATGTTGTGGTGCTGCGTCGTGGAAGAATCTTTACTTTTGATGCTCTTCATGATGGAAAGATTCTAAGTCCTCCAGAGCTGCTCAG ACAGCTGCAGTATGTGACCGAGTGTTGTGAAGGAGGGCCAGAAGGAGATGGTGTCGCTGCCCTCACCTCAGAAGAGAGAACCACTTGGGCCAAG GCCAGAGAGCATCTGATCAGCCTTGACCCCGTCAACACCAGCATCCTGGAGACCATCCAAAGCAGTCTGTTTGTTGTCTCTCTGGACGAAGCTAAACCCTATGCCACCGCAGAAGACTACACCCCG CTGACTTTGGCCGCTCTGGCAGGTGACCCCACCATTCGCTGGGGAGACAAATCGTACAACTCCATTTCATATGCAGATGGAACATTTGGATGCAACTGTGAC CATGCACCCTATGATGGCATGATTATGGTGTCTTTGTCTTACTACATAGACTGCAGACTTAGAGCCTCTGGTGGGAAGTGGAAG GGATCAGATATGGTGAGAGACATATCTCTCCCTGAAGAGCTGCTGTTCAGACTGGATGACAGAGTACGACATGATGTCCAACTTGCCAAACAACACTTCCTGGAAACG GCAAACAACCTGCaggttgtgtgttgtgcattCACCTCCTTTGGAAAATACGCCATTAAACAGAGGAAACTCCATCCTGATACCTTTGTTCAGCTGGCAATGCAGTTAGCCTACTACCGAAAGCATGGAAG ACCAGGAAGTTGTTATGAGACCGCAATGACTCGCAGGTTCTACCACGGCCGGACGGAGACCATGAGACCCTGCACCCAGGAGGCCGTCCTCTGGTGTCAGGCCATGACCGACCCCACGtgcact GAGGATGTGAAGAGGAAAGCCCTGCTGAAGGCGTTCAACAAGCACAACAAACTCATGGCTCTGGCCCAGAACGGAGAAG GTTTTGACAGGCATCTGCTGGGCCTGTATCTGGTCGCTAAGGAGGAGGGACTTCCTACTCCACATCTCTTCAGGGATCCACTTTATGCCAAGAG tggtggaggtggtaacTTTGTGTTATCGTCCAGTCTGGTCGGGTACCAAACGGTTGTTGGTGTTGGGGCTCCAATGGTACTGCATGGATACGGCTGCTTCTATAATATCAGAGATGACAG GATTGTGATGTCCATCACTGCTTGGAAAGCTGACCCTCAGACGGATGCTGAGTCATTGTTCCAGaacctgtgttcctctctgcaTGATATTCTGCAGGCAGCCACAACCTCTCAGCTCTAA
- the LOC132459339 gene encoding peroxisomal carnitine O-octanoyltransferase-like isoform X1 — MGSKCCQPGLEGCVPYIQCNQPELEGCVPYIQCYQPGLEGCVPYIQCNQPELEGCVPYIQCYQPGLEGCVPYIQCCQPGLEGCVPYIQCNQPELEGCVPYIQCYQPGLEGCVPYIQCNQPELEGCVPYIQCYQPGLEGCVPYIQCYQPGLEGCVPYIQCNQPGLEGCVPYIQCNQPELEGCVPYIQCCEESYCVFWNDCKQATAASLESEGPCPSHVVVLRRGRIFTFDALHDGKILSPPELLRQLQYVTECCEGGPEGDGVAALTSEERTTWAKAREHLISLDPVNTSILETIQSSLFVVSLDEAKPYATAEDYTPLTLAALAGDPTIRWGDKSYNSISYADGTFGCNCDHAPYDGMIMVSLSYYIDCRLRASGGKWKGSDMVRDISLPEELLFRLDDRVRHDVQLAKQHFLETANNLQVVCCAFTSFGKYAIKQRKLHPDTFVQLAMQLAYYRKHGRPGSCYETAMTRRFYHGRTETMRPCTQEAVLWCQAMTDPTCTEDVKRKALLKAFNKHNKLMALAQNGEGFDRHLLGLYLVAKEEGLPTPHLFRDPLYAKSGGGGNFVLSSSLVGYQTVVGVGAPMVLHGYGCFYNIRDDRIVMSITAWKADPQTDAESLFQNLCSSLHDILQAATTSQL, encoded by the exons ATGGGGAGCAAGTGTTGTCAGCCAGGACTAGAGGGATGTGTCCCCTACATCCAGTGTAATCAGCCAGAGCTAGAGGGATGTGTCCCCTACATCCAGTGTTATCAGCCAGGACTAGAGGGATGTGTCCCCTACATCCAGTGTAATCAGCCAGAGCTAGAGGGATGTGTCCCCTACATCCAGTGTTATCAGCCAGGACTAGAGGGATGTGTCCCCTACATCCAGTGTTGTCAGCCAGGACTAGAGGGATGTGTCCCCTACATCCAGTGTAATCAGCCAGAGCTAGAGGGATGTGTCCCCTACATCCAGTGTTATCAGCCAGGACTAGAGGGATGTGTCCCCTACATCCAGTGTAATCAGCCAGAGCTAGAGGGATGTGTCCCCTACATCCAGTGTTATCAGCCAGGACTAGAGGGATGTGTCCCCTACATCCAGTGTTATCAGCCAGGACTAGAGGGATGTGTCCCCTACATCCAGTGTAATCAGCCAGGGCTAGAGGGATGTGTCCCCTACATCCAGTGTAATCAGCCAGAGCTAGAGGGATGTGTCCCCTACATCCAGTGCTGTGAGGAGTCGTACTGCGTGTTCTGGAACGACTGTAAACAGGCAACTGCTGCATCGTTAG AGAGTGAGGGCCCCTGTCCCTCCCATGTTGTGGTGCTGCGTCGTGGAAGAATCTTTACTTTTGATGCTCTTCATGATGGAAAGATTCTAAGTCCTCCAGAGCTGCTCAG ACAGCTGCAGTATGTGACCGAGTGTTGTGAAGGAGGGCCAGAAGGAGATGGTGTCGCTGCCCTCACCTCAGAAGAGAGAACCACTTGGGCCAAG GCCAGAGAGCATCTGATCAGCCTTGACCCCGTCAACACCAGCATCCTGGAGACCATCCAAAGCAGTCTGTTTGTTGTCTCTCTGGACGAAGCTAAACCCTATGCCACCGCAGAAGACTACACCCCG CTGACTTTGGCCGCTCTGGCAGGTGACCCCACCATTCGCTGGGGAGACAAATCGTACAACTCCATTTCATATGCAGATGGAACATTTGGATGCAACTGTGAC CATGCACCCTATGATGGCATGATTATGGTGTCTTTGTCTTACTACATAGACTGCAGACTTAGAGCCTCTGGTGGGAAGTGGAAG GGATCAGATATGGTGAGAGACATATCTCTCCCTGAAGAGCTGCTGTTCAGACTGGATGACAGAGTACGACATGATGTCCAACTTGCCAAACAACACTTCCTGGAAACG GCAAACAACCTGCaggttgtgtgttgtgcattCACCTCCTTTGGAAAATACGCCATTAAACAGAGGAAACTCCATCCTGATACCTTTGTTCAGCTGGCAATGCAGTTAGCCTACTACCGAAAGCATGGAAG ACCAGGAAGTTGTTATGAGACCGCAATGACTCGCAGGTTCTACCACGGCCGGACGGAGACCATGAGACCCTGCACCCAGGAGGCCGTCCTCTGGTGTCAGGCCATGACCGACCCCACGtgcact GAGGATGTGAAGAGGAAAGCCCTGCTGAAGGCGTTCAACAAGCACAACAAACTCATGGCTCTGGCCCAGAACGGAGAAG GTTTTGACAGGCATCTGCTGGGCCTGTATCTGGTCGCTAAGGAGGAGGGACTTCCTACTCCACATCTCTTCAGGGATCCACTTTATGCCAAGAG tggtggaggtggtaacTTTGTGTTATCGTCCAGTCTGGTCGGGTACCAAACGGTTGTTGGTGTTGGGGCTCCAATGGTACTGCATGGATACGGCTGCTTCTATAATATCAGAGATGACAG GATTGTGATGTCCATCACTGCTTGGAAAGCTGACCCTCAGACGGATGCTGAGTCATTGTTCCAGaacctgtgttcctctctgcaTGATATTCTGCAGGCAGCCACAACCTCTCAGCTCTAA